One Rhinoderma darwinii isolate aRhiDar2 chromosome 6, aRhiDar2.hap1, whole genome shotgun sequence DNA window includes the following coding sequences:
- the ARL6IP1 gene encoding ADP-ribosylation factor-like protein 6-interacting protein 1 isoform X2 yields MAAETASLEEHFQGWGEVVLLTDRTLRWEKPWFPVAIMGTVSFVFLMIYYLDPSVLSGVSCFIMCLCLADYLVPTLAPRIFGSNTWTTEQQQRLHEICSNLVKTRRRIIGWWKRLFVLKEEKPKMYFMSMITALAMVAWIGQQVHNLFLTYIIVSFVVLLPGLNKHGIITKFVGMGKREVNKLLKQKEKKNE; encoded by the exons ATG GCTGCAGAAACTGCGAGCCTCGAGGAGCATTTTCAAGGATGGGGTGAGGTGGTCCTGCTTACTGACCGCACCCTTCGCTGGGAGAAGCCTTGGTTTCCAGTCGCTATAATGGGGACAGTGTCTTTTGTGTTTCT GATGATCTATTACCTGGATCCATCAGtcctttctggggtttcctgtttcaTCATGTGTCTGTGCCTGGCTGACTATCTTGTTCCAACATTGGCTCCCAGAATTTTTGGCTCTAACACATG GACCACTGAGCAGCAGCAAAGGCTGCATGAGATCTGCAGCAACCTTGTAAAGACCCGGAGGAGGATCATTGGCTGGTGGAAACGCCTTTTTGTCTTAAAAGAGGAGAAGCCTAAGATG TATTTCATGTCGATGATAACAGCACTTGCTATGGTTGCTTGGATTGGACAACAGGTTCATAACCTCTTCCTCACATACATTATTG tgagTTTTGTGGTGTTGCTTCCCGGCCTCAACAAACATGGGATCATCACAAAGTTTGTTGGGATGGGAAAGCGTGAAGTAAACAAACTGCTCAAGCAAAAAGAGAAGAAGAATGAATAA
- the ARL6IP1 gene encoding ADP-ribosylation factor-like protein 6-interacting protein 1 isoform X1 produces MAEPGDNRSVNQLAAETASLEEHFQGWGEVVLLTDRTLRWEKPWFPVAIMGTVSFVFLMIYYLDPSVLSGVSCFIMCLCLADYLVPTLAPRIFGSNTWTTEQQQRLHEICSNLVKTRRRIIGWWKRLFVLKEEKPKMYFMSMITALAMVAWIGQQVHNLFLTYIIVSFVVLLPGLNKHGIITKFVGMGKREVNKLLKQKEKKNE; encoded by the exons ATGGCGGAGCCGGGCGACAACAGAAGCGTTAACCAGCTG GCTGCAGAAACTGCGAGCCTCGAGGAGCATTTTCAAGGATGGGGTGAGGTGGTCCTGCTTACTGACCGCACCCTTCGCTGGGAGAAGCCTTGGTTTCCAGTCGCTATAATGGGGACAGTGTCTTTTGTGTTTCT GATGATCTATTACCTGGATCCATCAGtcctttctggggtttcctgtttcaTCATGTGTCTGTGCCTGGCTGACTATCTTGTTCCAACATTGGCTCCCAGAATTTTTGGCTCTAACACATG GACCACTGAGCAGCAGCAAAGGCTGCATGAGATCTGCAGCAACCTTGTAAAGACCCGGAGGAGGATCATTGGCTGGTGGAAACGCCTTTTTGTCTTAAAAGAGGAGAAGCCTAAGATG TATTTCATGTCGATGATAACAGCACTTGCTATGGTTGCTTGGATTGGACAACAGGTTCATAACCTCTTCCTCACATACATTATTG tgagTTTTGTGGTGTTGCTTCCCGGCCTCAACAAACATGGGATCATCACAAAGTTTGTTGGGATGGGAAAGCGTGAAGTAAACAAACTGCTCAAGCAAAAAGAGAAGAAGAATGAATAA